The following proteins are encoded in a genomic region of Hirundo rustica isolate bHirRus1 chromosome 3, bHirRus1.pri.v3, whole genome shotgun sequence:
- the HS3ST5 gene encoding heparan sulfate glucosamine 3-O-sulfotransferase 5: MLFKQQALLRQKLFVLGSLAIGSLLYLVARVGSLDRLQPLCPIDGRFGPRGQDEIPLRALQFKRGLLHEFRKGNATKEQIRLHNLVQQLPKAIIIGVRKGGTRALLEMLNLHPAVVKASQEIHFFDNDENYAKGIEWYRKKMPFSYPHQITIEKSPAYFITEEVPERIYKMNSSIKLLIIVREPTTRAISDYTQVLEGKERKNKTYYKFEKLAIDPNTCEVNTKYKAVRTSIYTKHLERWLKYFPIEQFHIVDGDRLITEPLPELQLVEKFLNLPPRISQYNLYFNATRGFYCLRFNIVFNKCLAGSKGRIHPEVDTSVITKLRKFFHPFNQKFYQITGRTFNWP; the protein is encoded by the exons ATGCTATTCAAACAGCAGGCGTTGCTGAGACAGAAGCTCTTTGTGCTAGGCAGCCTTGCTATTGGAAGTCTCCTATATCTAGTTGCCAGAGTTGGGAGTTTGGATAG actgcagcccctctgccccatcGATGGCCGTTTTGGACCCCGTGGCCAGGACGAAATCCCGTTGCGAGCCCTGCAGTTCAAGCGAGGTCTGCTCCATGAATTTCGAAAGGGCAATGCCACCAAGGAACAAATTCGACTGCACAATCTGGTTCAGCAGCTTCCCAAGGCCATTATCATTGGGGTGCGGAAAGGAGGCACCCGAGCACTACTGGAGATGCTGAACCTTCACCCTGCAGTGGTCAAAGCTTCTCAAGAGATTCACTTCTTTGACAATGATGAAAACTATGCCAAGGGGATTGAGTGGTACcggaaaaaaatgcctttttcttaCCCTCATCAAATAACAATTGAGAAAAGCCCCGCGTATTTTATCACCGAGGAAGTCCCTGAAAGGATTTACAAAATGAACTCATCTATCAAATTATTGATCATTGTCAGGGAACCTACCACAAGAGCTATTTCTGATTACACTCAGGTGCTGGaaggcaaggaaagaaagaacaaaacttACTACAAATTTGAGAAGCTGGCTATTGATCCTAATACCTGCGAAGTGAACACTAAATATAAGGCAGTGAGAACCAGCATCTACACAAAACATCTGGAGAGGTGGTTAAAATACTTCCCAATTGAGCAGTTTCATATTGTGGATGGAGACCGGCTCATCACAGAACCATTGCCAGAACTCCAGCTGGTTGAGAAGTTCCTAAATCTTCCTCCGAGGATAAGTCAGtacaatttatacttcaatgcCACCAGAGGGTTTTACTGCTTGCGATTTAACATTGTCTTTAACAAGTGCCTGGCGGGTAGCAAGGGACGCATCCATCCAGAGGTGGATACCTCTGTCATTACCAAATTGCGCAAGTTCTTCCATCCTTTTAATCAAAAATTTTACCAGATCACAGGGAGGACATTTAACTGGCCCTAA